A window of the Brassica oleracea var. oleracea cultivar TO1000 chromosome C1, BOL, whole genome shotgun sequence genome harbors these coding sequences:
- the LOC106300330 gene encoding defensin-like protein 245: MTLAAIFLACCILSSLLPSHFSQGEELSVTAGQIKPWCPSKKQAFSGSCSNDGAQQCVNDLLNTWYPYVRLSPISCTCTSQSNNMRLCSCPNMICK; encoded by the exons ATGACGTTGGCTGCAATCTTCTTGGCTTGTTGTATCTTATCCTCTTTACTCCCAAGCCACTTCTCTCAAG GTGAAGAACTAAGTGTGACTGCTGGGCAGATAAAGCCGTGGTGCCCATCAAAAAAACAAGCGTTCAGTGGTTCATGCTCAAATGATGGAGCACAACAATGTGTAAATGACTTGTTAAATACTTGGTATCCATATGTAAGGCTTAGTCCAATCTCCTGCACTTGCACTTCTCAGTCTAACAACATGCGTCTCTGTAGTTGTCCTAATATGATCTGCAAATAA